In the Wyeomyia smithii strain HCP4-BCI-WySm-NY-G18 chromosome 2, ASM2978416v1, whole genome shotgun sequence genome, one interval contains:
- the LOC129721294 gene encoding aminoacyl tRNA synthase complex-interacting multifunctional protein 1 → MLNTRFLLIHKAISARILSRKLFIRMESLERVISNNAAAEQLLQSLKEELKTINDKKVSRRIEELKVENDALRKQVESARKKLIDLETQNGKKQIPVPGISTDVTPIVDVKVEPEQPKVVQASQQSNETKPPKEKKAKKEKPKDESKPSASGTDEPPIDVGRLDMRVGKIVEVSRHPDADSLYLEKIDCGESASRTVISGLVKFIPIEEMQNRLVVVLCNLKPAKMRGILSEAMVMCASSPDKVEILAPPENSVPGDLVHVEGYPRMPDAVMNPKKKIFETVAPDLRTNDLLVACYKDSPFQVPGKGVVKAQTLKNVNVK, encoded by the coding sequence ATGCTTAACACCCGTTTCCTGTTGATACACAAGGCAATTTCTGCACGAATTCTAAGCCGTAAACTTTTTATCAGGATGGAGAGCCTCGAGCGTGTCATCTCTAATAACGCTGCTGCGGAGCAATTGTTACAATCCCTCAAAGAAGAACTTAAAACCATAAACGATAAAAAAGTCAGTCGTCGTATTGAAGAGTTGAAGGTGGAAAATGATGCACTAAGGAAACAAGTCGAGAGCGCCCGTAAAAAGCTTATCGATTTGGAGACTCAAAATGGTAAAAAGCAAATTCCGGTACCAGGAATTTCTACTGATGTTACTCCTATCGTTGATGTGAAAGTTGAGCCTGAACAACCGAAAGTTGTACAGGCCAGTCAACAATCAAACGAAACTAAACCACCGAAGGAGAAGaaggctaaaaaagaaaaaCCTAAGGACGAATCTAAACCATCTGCTAGTGGAACCGACGAACCCCCTATTGACGTAGGACGTCTAGATATGCGTGTTGGAAAGATAGTCGAAGTGTCGCGACATCCTGATGCTGACAGTTTGTATCTGGAAAAAATAGACTGTGGTGAGAGCGCTTCCCGAACCGTAATATCTGGTTTGGTTAAATTTATTCCCATCGAAGAAATGCAAAATCGACTGGTTGTGGTACTATGCAATCTTAAACCAGCCAAAATGCGAGGAATTTTGTCTGAAGCGATGGTTATGTGTGCTTCGTCACCGGATAAAGTCGAGATACTTGCCCCTCCCGAGAACTCAGTACCCGGGGATTTGGTCCATGTCGAGGGATACCCACGTATGCCGGATGCTGTTATGAAtccgaaaaagaaaattttcgaAACCGTCGCACCAGACTTGCGTACGAACGACCTCTTGGTGGCGTGTTACAAGGACAGCCCGTTTCAGGTACCAGGAAAAGGCGTAGTTAAGGCTCaaacattgaaaaatgttaatGTGAAGTAG